GCACTGACGAGGATCAAGTACATTGCACCACTCataatctatttatttaatcaatacaAAGTTTATCGAATTATGTCGATAACTAATGTGGTCATGTGTAATAGtgtgttatatgtatatttttttttagaatccTATCTTGAAAAGTAGCGAAAGAATATATCAATTGAAAACCGATGGATTCGTTCATGATATCATCTCCGTCAATGCATCCGGAAGTATCTATGTGCAACCTTTTCAAAGTATGGGAGAGGCGCATTATCATTTTGTTCAGTatgttttttttagatatatacaTACTTGTATTGAATTATTGTAAATGAACAGATACATAAAAACTGCTCTATCTTACACAGGCAAACTATCGAGTTATCTTCTGTAAAGGATATAACGAATAAAATAGCtacaaataatttacaaacTACAGCACTTCAACACGAGCTACCGGAAGCAGATCTCACGCAGGGTAGAGGCACACcggataaaaattttgtttttaaatctgtaagcttattatttttattatcttctcgTCTATTTTGTTATTGCAGTGAAATTTTTATCTGTTGTAGATAAGTCGTTTATTAGATCGTTTAAGCCACAGACTCGAAAATCCCGGTTTGGATACCGAAATCCATAATCTGCACAATTCAACGATATCTGTGCTTCTCTATTATCTCGATATGTTAGATCGTGTTGATCTAGGAAAAGCTTACACTCGCATCTCCGGAACTAGTTACAAGGAGGAAACGATACGgtatttatcattataataaagCCTTATATTACTACCCTTATTTTTAggataaattatacatttctgTGCTTTACAGAAACATGTTTCTCGAGGCACTGCCGCAAGTTGGAAGTAAAGCGTCTGCGCTTTTCATATTGGATCTTATTCAGGGCAACAAAGTATCCGATATATCTGCGATTCAGTTACTTATGCGACTACCGTTTTATATAAGAAGACCCGACGTTCAACTACTGGTCAGCCTCCAACCGCTTCTTACGCTGGCGAGCAAAATCCGCATGGAAGTGCAAAATACCGCGATTCTGGCTTATGGAACATTAATATACAAAACTTGTCTGGTGCATTGTCCGTATGAGATGTTAGATGATTATGTACGCCTGTATCTCGACAAATTTACAGGtacatataacaattttaatttatctacgtATTTGTCTTCTAATTTACATCGTTTAGATAGGACTATGCCATTCCATCCTTGTTACAGAAAGTACTCGATACGAGCAGAAAATGGTCTGGTTGGAAGGTTTAGCGAATATACAATTAGGGAGAGTTGTCGAGTTTTTAGAGCCTATAGCCAGCGGCAATAATGCTGAATCACGGCATTTTCGAGTACTCGCAGCTTGGGCCTCTATTCCCACGGCACCATTGAGGCCCGATGTTGTAAGCGGTCTTTCTTGTAAATTTTACGCGGGTCGCAAGTGTTTAACattacatgtaataattttatttcgcaGATTTATCCTGTATATTGGCCGATCTTGCTCAATAGAACCGAGCATCTGGAAATGAGGGTTGCCGCGTTAACTTTACTTATTGTTTCCAGCCCTACACCCAACAGATTAATATCTCTGTATTGGTACATGCAAAACGAGCACGATCAACacttgtacaattatttttatacgatgGTAAAATCTATGGAACGCACCACATATCCCTGTTATAAGCGCATGTAAGTATGCATACAAATTTATCAGGGCGAAAGAACGGTaacgaatattaatttttatatcattatttatataaatctagcgtattatctttattttattcactaACGTTGCTTGAACAATATTTTGGCACTGTTCATTAATTTATCATCAGATTCTGATTAGTTCACTCTaatgttaacaatttatttaatacttttacgtGTATTTTCAATTCTTAATTGGACATTTACAGAAGCAAAATCGCAGCCCAATTTAGTCGCGTACTTCGGATACCGAATAATGACTATTTGATTACTGGTAATTATTTGGTTGATTATCAAGATTCCTTGAGAAGATTTGGTGCTATGTTGCATGGCATTATCATAGCCAACCCTTTTACGAATATTCCTGAAGTAATATAcgtatctttaaataattatgctaGTGGAACGCACATTAATCATGTGTCTGTAAGTATACAttttctaaagtaaaaatatttgcattatttttacaaatattacacaatttaattatcatatttttttgttacggCATTATAGCTATACGTTAAAGCGGAGGGTATTTTCCACTCATTAGCAACTTCCTTTGAAAACCCGACGAACATAAAGGATATTCTGAAGGAATTCAAATTGGATGAACGCAGGAAAGGTCCTGTGCATTTAGAGATAATTACACGTATTCAAGAAAAAACAGTGTTGTGCGTTCATTGGAATGAAACAAACATAATTGAGGGATTGAAGTGTAAGTCTGTAATTCACAATTGCGAAAGTAGTATAATAATGTTACAtcatttacgtatttaattttttagacttGTCTTCTTTATCGGATAACATATATCAAACGTATTATAATATGGAGTTTCACATTAATCAACAACGTATAAATGTACCGTTGACGTTAGAATCGAGGCAAGTAACTGATTTTGGTACTAACGTTAGACTCGCGATGACAGGAACGTCATTGTTTTCAATGAGAGGCAATTTTACGCGTGATTTTCCTGGACGaaataatcatattattttacgGTAAGACTATATTGTATACACAATTTACTTCGCATTTCTAATTCCGTGTATTTACTCGCACgcgtttctataatatttatatctaaatataataaaaataaattgttttatgtattttttaaatttatttatatattcgaaatattttgtAGCACATCTGTTCACGGCATTGAAACGATAGAGAATTATAATCCGCTGGTCGATTTATGGCATAGCGCTGAAAGAGTTCAGTCGCTACACGGATATCTTCCTATTAACGTTACACTCGGATTAGACGAACGGCCATTTATTTCGTACGACACTCTAGAAGGTatcaattctattttattaatagcGATTCGATATTCAAACGAGCGATATTCAAAACTTTGCGTGTTTAAAAGGTACTTTATTTTATGAGTATCTCATTCAATTCCAATTCTTTGTGTTCTAAAAATCGTGTTATAGAACACCTTAAGACAGGATTTACAGCACATGCTAAAACGCTCACGAGCATTAGAGGTGCCAATGTTCGATCAAAGTTAGATCGAATTTGTGGTTCGTGCTCTGTATCGCACACAGTTGTAAAGTCACCATCGTCTAATCTGCaggtaaatattattttgaatatataatgtCTCTTTtgctcattaaattttattggttaatttatattaatgaatgCATATAAAtcactctttttttcttttcttctcctgTATAGACAGTGAATATTCTGAACATGGAGCTTCCCGAATTAGGCGGACGGCTACaagtaaagatatttaattGCGAAAACTTGATGTCGCATGAAACATTAATTAACGACATTTGGTTCTCTCATCAGAGCAATTATCAGTAATGTaccatttatatttatctatatttatcTGTATATATTGAGTTTTTTGTAATGTGGTGTAATGTAGAAAAGAGAGCAACAAAATGATTCTACATgagaaaaaaagtaagaaaagtataagataaaattttgataagccTTTATTTTCGAGAAagtcaattttgaaaattataggATGCATGCATTTTATTGACcataattttcatatcttttttattttcaacgcAACAATCTCAGTTTTTATTCTATTGACATAGTTAAATTGATAtagcaatatatattattttcttaattgttattatataatatattgcggAATGTATAAATCTTAAATCGATTATCGATTTTACTGACAATTATAGAACGTGGCCAAGTATAAAATTTGCCTTAATCGGACTGCATTTCTTGGATTACTTCACTTATGTGCCACCAAAAGGTAGTTGTGGATTAGCCGCTTATATCGAGGCACTTAAATCCGGACCGTCACAGGTGAGATCTATATTCATGTGGAATCACATAAAAACGAAGAAGAAACTTTATTCCAATATTGAgtacaaagagagagagagagagagagaaactacAACCAGTATATTTTGTACATTCATACATTAAGATATTAATTACGCTTGctgtattgaatatttttttattatagacgAGATTGGAATatttgaaaagtgaaaatcgtcATATTTTATCTTTGACACATCGCGACCTACAGTCCTCGCAAATTTTTCATCAATGGAATCTAGCTGTATTACACGAAACCACCGGCTGGTTATCGGacatgattaaatttaaagccATCAAGATTGTGCCTGGTGAACGCGTATTTAAGGTGAATTTAAAGATTCCACATCAAGTCTACGATAATGCTGAATGTAACcgaaattgatttattgattgatTTAGTTTTGCGTAGAAGTCGAAAGACAGGTGCCGTGGCGATGGGAGATTCTGAGTAACGAACCGAGTGGCTCCCCTCGCatcaaattaaatatcatttggGGACCATCTGACAATGCGAAAGGAAAATGCAGTGGATCTTCCATATCAATGAACTTGATTGGTGAAATTAGCAACGAACAGCTCATGGAAAGTAAAGAGGCAAACTGGCCTTACGATGAATGCCAAAGAGATTCCGTGGGAAAAAGAATCGTTCCTTATACGAATTCTTGTTACGAAGTATCGAAGGAATTGTCGACCTTGCGAAGATATGAAATTATTGCACAATATGAAAACGTAAGTTTCAAAAGGACTTTGTAAAACTTCATATACTCAAATATGTAATTATGGCATAATAATGAGACTCATAATGACAACAGTTACCAGAGAGTTTATCCAAGCTGCTCTGGAAAATGTACGCCTTGTACGATCTTATCGGTGGAAATAGCAGTATTGCAAGAAAATCAGACGAGCTTGCGATAACCGCGACTTTTCCAAAAGAGTCAAACGTTGGCGAATTGCAACTTAACGGAGACAAAATTGCGATTGAATACAATTCGCATTACATTGATCTTTTCTTGATACGAACGAGAATTCATAAGTATATGGAAATACCTTTATTCAGAATGTTTACTAGTACGTAATATCAAGCTATTTATCTCAAAATAAAGTTATCCAAGTATTGAATACCGTATTGCGATGATGTATTTTACGTCTCAAAGTAgagattgtttaatttaacgTTATCTAATGTAGGTGCATGTATAGTAACGTCAAATTCTATAAGGTCGGCGTACAACACGATTTACAGTTTCGCTGAAAATAGCGAAGCGATATTACTCGGGCAATGTTACGACGAAAATCCTAGACTTGCGTTGACAGTAGCCAATGGTCTGTATGGCATCGACGTCAATTTAACTGATGAATCGGGAATTACCCGGATTACAGCTGGTAAGGATAGAGGAACCCTATACAATGCTACATCACATATACAATTGGAATATGATTACACATTTCATAAACTAGGAACTAAAAAGTAAGTAAAGAAAATAGCACTTGATATTAAACAAAAGCAAATCCACAATATGTGAAGTCCATTTTAAatagacaattttatatttaaaacggaatttttcatattattgatttattttgctctttaaatatagaatcaaaaaagttaatatattaattgtatacaGGATTAAGATGAGCGAGAAGACAATCGATATTTTGCTAcctaatatttttctgtatatgcATTGGACGCAGGAACAAGTTCTCCTCTTTTTCCCCAATCATGTGCTAGAATTTAGTTGCGGAATATGCACACTCGATCATCCCAACATCGACAAATTGTACGAAAAACTCTGATTTACTCTGTAAAAgatgtatatataattcaacATGTTAATGACATCGcaaaataatagttttacattcatttttaatatatgtaatattttaatgtataataataaatagtacagtacaaaaaaagtatacagataattacataattagaaCTCGGATTTTCGGCCGTCGAATCAgtcaattaatatttcaaattttcttaTGAATCGAATCAGTCCAATTATTAAGAAACTAATTGCCAATGAATAAATACCCAATGATTAAGTCGAACATCTGAACAATTCATACATAATCTCATCATTAGGCGATTTTTGCGTGAATAGCAAccaaagtatgtaaaatattttcacgtgTTCGATTATTAATGGTAGACACATGGCTagcaatttttatcttttcttcttctctcaaACGAGAGCTTCGGAGTCATTCTACGTAGGCTGCGCTCagaaacattaaacaaaaacaaatcaTATTATCCTTGTTTACCGattattaaacaaggataaaatgatatgtgGGTACACCTTAGCGATGTTTCTGAACGAAGCCCCAGTTGATACCACGCTATACCTAAAGCAAGGTATACTGATTTTAAATTTCTAGATAAGTTGTAAATATAACGAAtagataaaaacaatatatgttGCGTATCTATTtcgtgttaaatttattttagctcgatattttaatcaaaattagcCTGTAGTCTATAAGCATTATACTTGAACTCAATTTTAGTGCTTGTAGACTAACAAACTTTCATGTTTAGACAAATAAATACGCTTTGAAACTCACATtgttaattttctatattttttcgattcatgttaaaaaaattatttttaaacagtgTCGAACTTGGGCGtatgaaaaagataatatttttcagcATTATAGTTGTGATGAAGAATATAAGCTCCATCTCTACCAATAACAATCTCGTTACATGCACTTAACCCTTATGGAAAAAAAACCACAAGAATTGCAATTCTTCAACAGTTCACCTGTAACGTTttcttgtgatttttttttcataaggaAGCGATTGCCAAAAATCACTTTATATTCTAttgttgttataaaatataaacctTAGCAAATAATAAACAGTTCTAACATATTGGTGAAATGACTAAATGATTAAAGCTTTAGATTTAACTGATTACTAGCCTTAGATATTgtttactatttattaaaaaataacgctaagaattttattatgtaacgatttatagataaataatctAGCTTTTTTATTAACCAGTCGTAACAATTAAAGAACTTATACTATGTGAAATTATATATACGAGCACATTACATACAGATTATATAAGCAATGTTAATTACATTTGCCATGCAAATACCTTCTTTTGTTTACACGAGTTTTGTCATAATGTACttcaaatttctatttaatacaTGATAAGTAATGTACAAGTatcattttaaattgtatatttattttcctaataattttgtataacatcttttttattctgTCTCATACAAAATCAcgatatgcaaaaaaaatgaacattacATATGAAAAGATATTTATCAAGATACttattcacataaaaaaacCAGTTATCCGTAAAATAGTTCATTGTCTTTTTTCGTTCGCAAGATCACTTATTCGTTTTTAAGGCACATATCTAAATGCTGGTTCATAAGATTTTCTGATATCATCTGCATACACACTGGACAAGGATGCTTATTTTCCATAGCATTATTTTCTACAAGTATGTCATTATTATCGTCCTCTTTATCATCTACTATCATATCATCATTAAAAACAGCTCCGATGCATTCTTCGAGATGATCATTCAACGATACTTCAGGTGCGATCTGTACGTTGCatactaaacattttttttcaagatctGTTGCGTCAGTTTTACAGGTGCTAGCACTTGTAGAAGGTTGTGAATCCTCAATCGGTACAGACTCGTCCAAATCAGAACTGAAGGAACTGCTTATATTGATTACGCTTTCATCGTATGACGCACGAGAGGTGGAAGGAATGACAGCTTTACGAGCTGTATCTGCTTCTAACAGACATTCATCGAGATGCTGATTAATATCCGTGGATGGCAGCATCCTGCCACAAACGGGACAAGTGACTTGTTCAATGGTTTCATATGGATCATCTAATCTTATACGCTTATTAGGAATCGCATCAGCATCTCGTTCCGGTGTAGAATACGTTCGAATAGGCAACATTAACTCTgcattgttattgttattattgatattattgttcATCTCATCGATCaatgatgtattatttattaggCATGAGTctatatgtgcatatatattttctacagtCATAGGTACGTTACATATAGGGCAAAGTATGGAATTATTTCTTGGTTGACTTAGATTCAAGACTGGATCATTAATGCACCCTTGTTTCGGTGTCCATAACGGTTCCGTGGATAAACCTCTGTTAATCGATTCACTTCGGCGACTTTCATCGTCATTCGTATGATTGAATTTGGTCAGAAGATTACTGCGACCGTTATTATTACCTCCCAGAACACCGAAATAAGAAAACCTGGGATTCTTAGAATTATTCTTTGAGTTATCTGATTTTACGTTTTCACCTGGGCCACTAATGCCCCAACCGTGCACATTATTACTACTGCTGCCAAGTTTCTTCATTCCCACTGACAAATCTTGAGTATCTTTCTCATTCACAGCGCGAGACGAATTTGTACCACCATTGTCCTTACTAGTACTAGGCTTAGCGTTATCTACTTGAGTAAATAATTTGGAGTCGTTATTACTAGGAGTTTTTGAAGATGAAGGTTTAGCTGCATCCGGAATGTTCTTTGAGAACCAATCGGTAATGCTTCTATTTGGTTTGTTGTTGTCCGTTGATATCggttttgatatattattttgttttgaacGCGACTTAAAATTCTCTGGCTCTTTGATCTTTATAAACTGAccgttacatttttctttatgttcCTGCCACCAGAAGTCATTCGGGCCGGGTGCACGATTCGCACTCCGTCGAACCGTCCCAAAATATGGTGGTTTGCGTTGGCAAGGTCCATTACATTTCCACCAATGCTGTCTATACAGTTTTACTTCATCATGAAAGTCGTGATAAATCTGTAATTGTTTACATGACAAAAGAATCTTGTTATCAGAATAGCAAATTTTAAGAAGATTAAAATCAACTAAAATTATTACGAATgcacaaacaaaattattttcaaacatgttttttttttaaatctatttgaatcaaatcagattgtttaaaattttcccaACATTCAcactataataattaacatcATTAAATtccataatatataaatttttcttattgtaaatgtgatctagaatttttttttaaatagttatatttataaaatttatcaattatagtaaacaattttaaagCCTGTATCAGGTTAGTCAAAATCCAATGTCTAACATGCAATCTTCATTTACAGTCTTATGACTCGTGCACATAGGATACAGCAAAATTTGCTGTGCGGTGTAAGTTAGTGCAGTAGTCAATCAAATCTTATGTATAAGTGTAAGAAGTGTATGCAATGTACATAGATTTTTAAAGAAGTCACATCGcttaatatattctaaataacGAGATAAATAAGTTATACTCACTGTTATATTGGTTCCTGcctctttgtttattttgtgcATGAGATTGCAAAAAGTTGGTCCATGACCATCACGATCCTGATCATTATTTGTTAAGAATAAATATGCATGAATCATCTCAtgctgaaatacaaaaaaaaatgtcaatatataACATTCTTACatgatcatatttttataattattaaataacttacTAATAAAGTCTCTACAAGATCCTTTCTTGGTCTGAGTTTAAGTAATGGTGCACTGAGTGAAATTACACATTCTCTATTCCTCGTGCGAAAGGTACAAGTTCCAGCAGcactgtaaataattacatattatgtAGACAATGATTaagtaacaatattttgtataagaGCCATAAGGAATATTTACCATTTCATTCTGTTGCTCCATTTGACTTCAACCGAAGCTAGTTTACCTCTGAAGAATCTTGCATTGAATTGTACAAACAGGGTGTGAATATTAGGAGTAGGATCGATCAATTCCAATGCTTGATCAACCAATGAAAATTGTATGT
The DNA window shown above is from Solenopsis invicta isolate M01_SB chromosome 10, UNIL_Sinv_3.0, whole genome shotgun sequence and carries:
- the LOC105197692 gene encoding uncharacterized protein LOC105197692, with translation MRFTDSNLVAGLAPGIGRILFIFLLLSTEIVAQSLFRSGKEYIYSYNVTSNTGVLVPSNAASSWNLNGKLIIQAEHDYVTVQLQSLKTSMHNGNIKEKVEDIDIYDDALELLKPFRLSYNKVNKGLIENFSTEAEPIWTTNIKRSIAGILQLDLLNLEKEIAFHSSEINHYGKCDIDYVVSPEGDNQRLIRKSLDPRMCIGHPNCYWSNVPKVQCTDEDQNPILKSSERIYQLKTDGFVHDIISVNASGSIYVQPFQSMGEAHYHFVQQTIELSSVKDITNKIATNNLQTTALQHELPEADLTQGRGTPDKNFVFKSISRLLDRLSHRLENPGLDTEIHNLHNSTISVLLYYLDMLDRVDLGKAYTRISGTSYKEETIRNMFLEALPQVGSKASALFILDLIQGNKVSDISAIQLLMRLPFYIRRPDVQLLVSLQPLLTLASKIRMEVQNTAILAYGTLIYKTCLVHCPYEMLDDYVRLYLDKFTESTRYEQKMVWLEGLANIQLGRVVEFLEPIASGNNAESRHFRVLAAWASIPTAPLRPDVIYPVYWPILLNRTEHLEMRVAALTLLIVSSPTPNRLISLYWYMQNEHDQHLYNYFYTMVKSMERTTYPCYKRISKIAAQFSRVLRIPNNDYLITGNYLVDYQDSLRRFGAMLHGIIIANPFTNIPEVIYVSLNNYASGTHINHVSLYVKAEGIFHSLATSFENPTNIKDILKEFKLDERRKGPVHLEIITRIQEKTVLCVHWNETNIIEGLKYLSSLSDNIYQTYYNMEFHINQQRINVPLTLESRQVTDFGTNVRLAMTGTSLFSMRGNFTRDFPGRNNHIILRTSVHGIETIENYNPLVDLWHSAERVQSLHGYLPINVTLGLDERPFISYDTLEEHLKTGFTAHAKTLTSIRGANVRSKLDRICGSCSVSHTVVKSPSSNLQTVNILNMELPELGGRLQVKIFNCENLMSHETLINDIWFSHQSNYQTWPSIKFALIGLHFLDYFTYVPPKGSCGLAAYIEALKSGPSQTRLEYLKSENRHILSLTHRDLQSSQIFHQWNLAVLHETTGWLSDMIKFKAIKIVPGERVFKFCVEVERQVPWRWEILSNEPSGSPRIKLNIIWGPSDNAKGKCSGSSISMNLIGEISNEQLMESKEANWPYDECQRDSVGKRIVPYTNSCYEVSKELSTLRRYEIIAQYENLPESLSKLLWKMYALYDLIGGNSSIARKSDELAITATFPKESNVGELQLNGDKIAIEYNSHYIDLFLIRTRIHKYMEIPLFRMFTSACIVTSNSIRSAYNTIYSFAENSEAILLGQCYDENPRLALTVANGLYGIDVNLTDESGITRITAGKDRGTLYNATSHIQLEYDYTFHKLGTKKIKMSEKTIDILLPNIFLYMHWTQEQVLLFFPNHVLEFSCGICTLDHPNIDKLYEKL
- the LOC105197691 gene encoding DNA-dependent metalloprotease dvc-1 isoform X1 — encoded protein: MTSQEARDFRMAYEMHEKLNCLGVTENAVSLNKNNVHHIQFSLVDQALELIDPTPNIHTLFVQFNARFFRGKLASVEVKWSNRMKCAAGTCTFRTRNRECVISLSAPLLKLRPRKDLVETLLHEMIHAYLFLTNNDQDRDGHGPTFCNLMHKINKEAGTNITIYHDFHDEVKLYRQHWWKCNGPCQRKPPYFGTVRRSANRAPGPNDFWWQEHKEKCNGQFIKIKEPENFKSRSKQNNISKPISTDNNKPNRSITDWFSKNIPDAAKPSSSKTPSNNDSKLFTQVDNAKPSTSKDNGGTNSSRAVNEKDTQDLSVGMKKLGSSSNNVHGWGISGPGENVKSDNSKNNSKNPRFSYFGVLGGNNNGRSNLLTKFNHTNDDESRRSESINRGLSTEPLWTPKQGCINDPVLNLSQPRNNSILCPICNVPMTVENIYAHIDSCLINNTSLIDEMNNNINNNNNNAELMLPIRTYSTPERDADAIPNKRIRLDDPYETIEQVTCPVCGRMLPSTDINQHLDECLLEADTARKAVIPSTSRASYDESVINISSSFSSDLDESVPIEDSQPSTSASTCKTDATDLEKKCLVCNVQIAPEVSLNDHLEECIGAVFNDDMIVDDKEDDNNDILVENNAMENKHPCPVCMQMISENLMNQHLDMCLKNE
- the LOC105197691 gene encoding DNA-dependent metalloprotease dvc-1 isoform X2, whose product is MKCAAGTCTFRTRNRECVISLSAPLLKLRPRKDLVETLLHEMIHAYLFLTNNDQDRDGHGPTFCNLMHKINKEAGTNITIYHDFHDEVKLYRQHWWKCNGPCQRKPPYFGTVRRSANRAPGPNDFWWQEHKEKCNGQFIKIKEPENFKSRSKQNNISKPISTDNNKPNRSITDWFSKNIPDAAKPSSSKTPSNNDSKLFTQVDNAKPSTSKDNGGTNSSRAVNEKDTQDLSVGMKKLGSSSNNVHGWGISGPGENVKSDNSKNNSKNPRFSYFGVLGGNNNGRSNLLTKFNHTNDDESRRSESINRGLSTEPLWTPKQGCINDPVLNLSQPRNNSILCPICNVPMTVENIYAHIDSCLINNTSLIDEMNNNINNNNNNAELMLPIRTYSTPERDADAIPNKRIRLDDPYETIEQVTCPVCGRMLPSTDINQHLDECLLEADTARKAVIPSTSRASYDESVINISSSFSSDLDESVPIEDSQPSTSASTCKTDATDLEKKCLVCNVQIAPEVSLNDHLEECIGAVFNDDMIVDDKEDDNNDILVENNAMENKHPCPVCMQMISENLMNQHLDMCLKNE